One segment of Streptomyces bathyalis DNA contains the following:
- a CDS encoding SAM-dependent methyltransferase, with translation MDPQRTVGNGSGEIDTSVPHSARIWNYWLGGKDNYAADREAGEQYRQAFPGIDELARASRYFLVRTIRYLAAEAGVRQFLDVGTGLPTVDNTHEVAQREAPDARIVYVDNDPLVLVHANALLTSSPEGETAYIEADLRDPEAVMAGARETLDLSQPVALILSGVLGHIGSHAEACGIIRSLMSQLPSGSYLSHNDGIDENPDTNAAQDDYNDSGAVPYVLRSPDQIRAYYDGLELVPPGVVRINHWRPDVSGDDAPDAAAYGGVGRKP, from the coding sequence ATGGATCCGCAGAGGACCGTCGGCAACGGCAGCGGTGAGATCGACACGAGCGTTCCGCACTCGGCACGCATCTGGAACTACTGGCTCGGCGGCAAGGACAACTACGCGGCCGACCGCGAGGCCGGCGAGCAGTACCGTCAGGCGTTCCCGGGCATCGACGAACTCGCCCGCGCCTCCCGCTACTTCCTCGTCCGCACCATCCGGTACCTGGCGGCCGAGGCCGGCGTCCGCCAGTTTCTCGACGTCGGTACGGGCCTGCCCACCGTCGACAACACACATGAGGTCGCGCAGCGGGAGGCGCCGGACGCCCGCATCGTCTATGTCGACAACGACCCGCTCGTCCTCGTCCATGCGAATGCGCTGCTCACCAGCTCCCCCGAGGGGGAGACGGCCTACATCGAGGCCGATCTGCGGGATCCGGAGGCGGTGATGGCGGGTGCGCGCGAGACCCTCGACCTGTCGCAGCCGGTCGCGCTCATCCTCAGCGGAGTGCTGGGCCACATCGGCAGCCACGCGGAGGCCTGCGGGATCATCCGCAGCCTCATGTCGCAGCTGCCGTCAGGGAGTTACCTCTCCCACAACGACGGCATCGACGAGAACCCGGACACCAACGCCGCGCAGGACGACTACAACGACTCCGGCGCCGTGCCCTACGTCCTGCGCTCTCCGGATCAGATCCGTGCCTACTACGACGGGCTGGAGCTGGTACCGCCCGGCGTGGTGCGCATCAATCACTGGCGTCCCGACGTGAGTGGGGACGACGCGCCCGACGCGGCTGCCTACGGGGGTGTCGGCCGCAAACCGTGA